The Chiloscyllium plagiosum isolate BGI_BamShark_2017 chromosome 14, ASM401019v2, whole genome shotgun sequence genome segment AACTTTGGTTTGAATTCAGCTGATGTTTGGGTACCATCCTTCAGTAAAAATACATAGGCCTTGAAGTGGATGCAGCATAGATTAACCAGAGTGATCCAGGGATTAAAGAGTTAAGTCACAAAGACAAATTAGCAATGCATTCACTTGAGCTGGAATGATAGAGAGGTAAGTTCATTTCTGGTTAGAATGACCAAGGATTTTAGTAGAGTAGGTACAGAGCAActatttattttctattattcCACACATGAGTTTGGTTGATggaccaacattcattgcccattcctaactgtctTTGAGACTATGTAGACTATGTGGTGTAGGTATACTGACACTACTATTAAGTAGGGAATTCGAGTTTTTGACTCAGTAGCAGTGAAGGAACCCTGATTATAATTCAAAGTCATGATGGTATGTGTCCAGGAGGCATTCTTGAAGATGAtagttcccatgcatctgcagcACTTGTCTTTTGAGGTGATAGTGATCATACTTCTGGAGTGTTATGTCAGAGGAGGCAtaatgaattgctgcagtgcatcttcttaGAACACACTGTAAATACTGTATCGGTCATGGAAGGTGTGTATATTGAAGATGGTGAATGGGGTGACAATTGAGGTCTATTTTGTCATGGATGGCATTGAGCTTCTTGtcttgttggagctacacttatTCAGACAATTGTCTGGATAACTCTTCTGATTTGTACCTTGTTGAAGACAATTTTATGCTATTTTGTGAAATCTGGACTGGGCCTTGCAGTcctaaataaaatatttttgattatTAAACTCCTCAAATAATTTCTTGGTGAGTATCTCTCAAATACACGGACTTTTGACAAGTTATTTCGTGAAAGGAAGTTTTGAGCTGACCAACGATAACTAATTGAGTGGGTTTTTCTTTTATGAATTTCTCTTGATTCAGAAAGTTGAAGAGAATCCAAAAGATGTGTGATATTTTAACCCCTGGATGCCTCTGCTATTTGTTTAAAGTGGTGGATCTCGTAAAAAAAATTTAAGAGTTTGCATCAAATGCAGATATTTCAGAAGTAGGAATAGTGACTTAATATCAGGCAAAAATTAACTACACTCACAATCTGGATAATTAACACCTAAgaaagttagctcgctgagctggaaggtttgttttcagacattttgtcaccatgactaggtaacctcagtgagctaacttacatacgtattatcaacctgagctacagatcttctcaaaaatcgctcgGGATAATTAACATTAAGCTGTCCTGTCATTTGCTACTTTTTCTGTATTATTTCTTTCATTTGACAATGGTCTCagctgatattattactggacaagtcaaattcaagactgaaatctggcttaatACGTCATATTGTTAAAAATATTAATGAGGTTTCACTGAAATCACAATGCTGTAGGTTTGGTTTGATCAATAAAAGCAGTTTATaattgaaaagaaatgaagctatttgcatatgacacaattttaaagatttcaaagCACGAGTAAAAACAATCCCATTTATCCTAACAGCACCCCTTTACAGTATTAAACACCAGAGAAAATCCTTCTCTACCATATCTAGTTTTAACTTGACTGTTCCTTTCGATTTCTGGTTTTGAGAGCTTGATAACCTCTTCCTTGGATATTCACTCaactggttttaaattttctcagcttcaaataactcgTTTGGGGTGCTAACTGaacatttctggtctggaactttcaaGTTAAACTTATACCAAAGAAACTTATTTCTTAATAGTTTTATGCTCATTCATGATCCAAATTCTACAataagatatatatatatatatgtatataaaaataATCTTAGAGATGATTTTAATCCACATATAGATTGGATGAATCAGATTAGCGAAAGTAGCCTAGACGATGAGCTCATAGGTTTTCAGGACAGTTACTTAGAGGAGTCTGTTCTAGATCTAATAAtatgtaatgagacaggattaaTGATCTCATAGGGAAGGGAGCCCCCAGGTCACAGGGACCATGATTGAATTttgcagtttgagggagagaaaggTTGATTAAATGCTAgtgttttaaacttaaataaggttaattatgagggcatgaagaCAGAGCTAGCTAGAGTGAACTGGGAAACTAGGTTAAGGGACAGATTGATGTGAATAGAATGGCaaacattttacaaaatatttcagaaaatagACATTATAGTGAGAAAGACACAAGGGGGAAACAATAATCTTAGCAGCTAACTAAGGAAGTTAAAGATAgattaaacagaaagaaaaaacatacaattCTAGAGTGATGATTGGCAGATCAAAAGGTTGTACTAAATATAAAGATCAGCAAAGAATGACTAAACAATTAATAAGGAGGGAGTAATTAGAATATGAGAGCAaactagctagaaatataaagaaaacagATCTTAAGAGTTTCAAAAAGTATTTAGAAAAAGATTAAGTGAGTGTTGGTCCTCTAGAGAGAGACAGCCTGAGAAACTAACAATAGAAAGTAAAGAAATAGCAGATGAGTTGAACATtttgtgtctatcttcactgTCGAGGATATaaataacatcccagaaacaATTCAGGATCAGGATGTGAAAGGCACAAGTAATTTGAAACATCCTCAGAGAAAAAATACTAAGAAAACTATCAAAAATAAAACCTGGTGGGCATCAccctagggtcttaaaagaaatggctgcTGAGTAGATGCACTGGTTTTAGTTTTCCATAATTCCCTATTCAAGACTCTGGAAAGATCCCATCAAATTGAAAAATAATGTGactcctttattcaagaagggagagagaccagttagtctaacatcTGTCAGAGGGAAAATGCTGAAAGTTATTAATCAGGAGGTTATAACAGGGCAATTAGAAATAAATCAGACAGCGTCACTATaactttgtgaaagggaaattgtgtttgtgTAATTTATTGAaggtctttgaagaagtaactggCAACATATAATAAATTAGTGGATGTACTGTATTTGGCATGTACTGTATTTGGGTACAGTCCTTTCTCACCCACCAGCAGCTTTAAAGGATAGCTTTAAAGAATCTCAAGGAGCTCTGGCAGAAATAGCTCAACCTTCAGGAAGGAGTGCTGCAACTCCATGTAAATGATCTTTCAGCAAAATCAAAGATCAGTTCTGCACCATAAACAAACTCAAAGTTGGAACAAATAACTCGAACCACGTTTTCAGCTTTGCATTGCGTATTTGACCGTAAGTTTTGAAGATTTTTTGTAAATAActgtaaaatcatagaatccctacagtgtggaaataggccacttggtccatcaagtccacactattcctctgaagaatatcccacccatcccttaccctattcctgtcaccctacatttcccaaggctaatccaccaagcctgcacctccctggacacaatgtgcaatttagcatggcaaatccacctaacctgcacatctgtggactgtgggaggattccagagcacctggaggaaacccacacaaacatggcaagaatgtgcaaactccacacagatagtcactcaagggtggaatcgaacttgggtccctggcgccatgagtcacagtgctagccactgttcTACTCCTTGAACACTTGAATCTGAGCATTTCATAATAACCAGTATTTAAGTATTTTTGTGTACATTTGCTGTACCGTAATTTATTTGCAAATGAGTAACATTTGGACAAAAAAAAGTCCCTTTGTCTCAGTTGGTATtataaaaatgaaacaatgaagAACAATCTATGGCTGTCAAGGTCAAATAGACTTAGTTCAtttgttctttgctttattattaTTATACTAATAAAGGTTCACTTCAGAACACAGTGCAGGGaccctgttaaaaaaaaaagagtacagTATTTAATTGCAACTCagtattttgacagtattaaatgTTGAGTTCTGTATTGAACATTATAAAATGTAGGGTTTTTATGTGAAAGTTAACAAATAATggcatcatttttttttcaagtgtTTTCCATACCAAACTTGTTTGCAAGGATTATAGTTAAGACATATCATCAGgtttcttttttcaaaaacttTACAATTCATTCCCTTAtttgtggacaattaaataatcaGGCAGAATTAGAGAGTTTTGCTGTGGTGGTTCCATATAGTTTCTTTGGTAAAATAATCCATTTTCAAATGAATTATTAATTACAAACCCCAACCCCATCTCACTGATAATACTAAATAAACACTGTTTGCAAACAGTATTTtaataatgctttttaaaaaacaggTCTTGACTTGAAGATATTTTTGGGACAGGTATTTCTCAGGATGTTTATCTTTAGTGTAACATTTGACAATACCATCAATAGTTTATAATACTTCACAGGAgcaccaattttttttattttcttaggGGAAAGTGGGTGGAAAATGGAATGTGGTCCCATTCAAACACAGTAAAAATCCCATGTAACTTTTGTATAAAGCAATGATGCTGAAGAGATTAATGTTCATATAACTGTAATGGGGCCTCCATTAGCATGTAGCAGTGGTGTGGAAGGAGAGTTTCAGTGATCGATTGCATCCTTCCTGAAGGATGGAGCATCTTTGTCAGAAAAGAGATTACAtgcagacagggagagacaggCAAAGGATTATTTCCATACAAATACCTTGTTTTCCTAGTTTAACTCTAAAATCCCCTTATGTTTGTAAAGACCTGATGCCTGTGGAATAAAGAGTCTGTGCTTCATCCACATGCTTAAATCTTACATTATATTTCTAGCATTGTCAGCAGGATTCCACAGAACAAGCATCAGGCTGATGAGGTTGAAAAGTGCCTGGTCAGGTTGGAGATGATGGCAGAGGATTTGAAAATGGCAACGTTTATGAGGGAAGTCAAAGCTGTTCTGGTATCTGAAATCCAGGCACAGGCTCCTCCTGCTCAAATATTCTACTTGACAATGAATAGAAAAATTGACAGATTTGGAGGAAGACTAGAAACATCTGATAATTCATTGAATGAAGACtggactgagggagcacagctGATTATGGCAATGCAGGAGCCTCAATAAGAACAAGCAGGTGGTGTTCATGATCAAACATATGGAAAGCCTAGTGGGAAATATTAGGAATATGACCAGGGATTCAAATAAGTCCACAGCAGACCTTTGAGGTACTGAGAATGGTTTTTGGGATAGCACGAGACTGACATAGCTACAGCCATGGTTTTATGAGTGCAAGCAAGCTGAATCAGAAGACACTGTTTCCATATCcctggagctgaaaatgttttttagTCACGTCATCCTCCTGAATCTCTTACTCAAATTAATCAGGGACAGGCAGTATAGGACTGCCTATGGGTTGTAGCCAGATTGATATTCCGGTGGCAGTAGAGACATTGAGAACATTCATGGTTTTAAGTTGAATGTGTTCAAAGATATTTGGGTGACTTTGGAAAGATGCTATAAACAGAAAATTAAGGTTGGCAGATGTAGCTCAGCAGTCTTTAAGCATGCTCCATGCACTCAAGGTGTATCAGGCTTTAATAAATGTTAACAGCAGGGAATCGTTTTTTTACCCATCTGTGCAGTGACTGCTTTTGAACTTTCATGCCAGTGTCTCCAACTTGTCAACATGGGGCCTTGCTACAACATGATGGGTCACATGGAAAACTCTCACTTGATATAACATTGGGAGCTTTACTGTGGGAGAAAAGGGTAGTCTACCCATTCCCGTAGCCAACTTCAGTGACTAGGGACACAAACATGCAACTGTCAAGGACAATGGACTGATGGAGGAGATATTTCTCAACTCATTTCAAAGATGGACATTGGTGAGTTGGAGGACACCCAGAGAAGGCAACTTGTTTCTACTCTTGCAGTGTATGGGACAAATTTCAATAAAGGTGATGATGACATAGAGTATTGTAACTAAAGATGATGGTCCAGTGAAGATTCCCTCCCATTGGAACCCATTTCATCATCTGAGACTTCCCGCAGAAGCCTTTGGAGAAAGATCTCATCCAAGAGTTATCAAGACTGTTGGCCATAGGCCCATAAACCATGTGAGAAAGAAAGTTGGAAAACTTCCAGAGCTAAATTGTGGATCCCCTTACATGACTCACTCAGTCACACCCTCCTTCCCTGACTATGGATCAAATTTGATGTAATTAAGCTAAGGGATGTGACTGCCTTTTGAATACAGATATgtccaagacaaaaaaaaatgagggTTAGTCAAACCACCACCGCAAGGAATCTTCACCCAGTACCACATGCTGGTAGAGGTAGCAAATACAATTAGGTACCAGGACTGGTCATACATCCAAATCTCAGTAACAATAGCCCAAATTTGATTCACTTATTGTGATAGAGCAACAACACTAGAATGCTGTCCAAAGGACATTTCGATGCTAGTTTGACAGTTTTGTGGGTTTCTTTGATTGACAGTGCACCATTCTAAGACACAATAGACTTTTATTAACATTTGCAAATTAATTCACCACATAGATAGGTTTTGAACAGTGGGAGGCAATCTTGGGTGTCTGTTAGGTGGTATAAAATCAGATTTATTAAGGCCTGTTTGTTCTGGTCTGTCCCTCATTACCCACACACAATCCGACCAGGTCTTATTCTTCAAACACTTCCATGAAATCTCACTAAAATATTTTGACTGGACCTCCAAAATTCTATGGGCCGTTGTCTGGGAGAAGAGATGCTAATCACTCAATCTTCACTCGTAAGTACGAGGATGAGTACAACCCGTTTTATAtttaacaataaataataaaagcGCTACAAGCATTGCTATCAAGCTGCAGAAACAGAGATTGGAAGTGTAACGTTTTAGTGTTTACAGCAGCAGGGTGATGTTGCCTTTTGGCTGCCGTCTGTTTTGGGAGAAATGCGTTCCGCCCAGGCGGCTCTGGGCCTCCGTAGCCGCTGGGGAAAGATGGTGGTGGTTCCGGATGTTCACGTCAGAATCTGCGCGCAAGAAATCATCAAATATGATCTGGAAATAAAGGCGTTGGTCCAGGTAAAGCTGTCAATGCTTCACTCGTTGTGGCAATACAGAAAAATAGCAGTTAATCCAGAATGATTTGGACCGAACTGTGCGCGTGTGCCGGCAGATTGTGTTCGGACATTGGACCCGGAGTGTGGATTCAAACTGTAAACTATTGTAGATCTGTGTTTTTATAGCAGCTTCCCCATTAAAGGTCCAGTAATTGTGAACAATAAGTATCTGCTTCTGgtttttttttcatgggatgtcggCGACGTGGTCaaaaccagcatttgttgcccccctccccccatcctcccgttccaccccaccaacctccacataaaccgcatcatccctcaacatttccaccacctacaaatggaccccaccaccagggttatatttccctccccacccctatccgctttccacaaagaccgttccctctgtgactacctgatcaggaccatgccccccaacaacccaccctcctctcccctcctggcaccttcccctaccactgcaAGAAAATGCAAACCCTGCGCCCAAatcttcctccctcacctccatccaaggccccaaaagagccttccacatcaatcagagtttcacctgcacttccacaaatgtcatttattgcatccattgctcccgatgcggtctcctttacattggggagactggacaccttctcgcagagcacacccgcaccaatcaaccccaccgccctgtggcccaacgtttcaactccccctcccactctgccgaagccatgcaggtcctgggcctcctccaccgccgctccctcaccacccaatgcctggaggaagaaagcctcactTCAACCCCTggtcatcaatgtggacttcaccagtttcctcatttcccttcccccaacctgcttttccagcaccactctaatcttgactctgatctccagcatctgcagtcctcactttcgcctgctggattagtgaaccagaataCCTTTTACAATAAATGATAACTTCACTGCAACACTGTGAGGTCAACTTTCAATTTTATCAATTGTATTAAATTTCACCAGTTGACCACTGCACCACACTCTCTTGATTGTGTAGGCGTGTGCACTTTTCATCCACATACATCAAGGGGATTTTTTTAATGCCAGCCTCTGAATCACTCTGGGCAGAATGAATGAGTTTTGGTGATGATAACAAAATAACGTAAATCATGTCAGAGTAACATTTACATTTTCATGGCACCTTTACGTCCTGCATTTTTGTGCAGATGATGTTTTTAAACCATGGTTTGTTTCCAGAACTTTTATGTTGTCTTGCTTTTATCAGCTCTTGTCAACGTTTTTTAACCATGGAATAAATTTTGGTTTAAACCAAATATTGAGTGTGATCACTTATTTGGTCCTTCAGCAGACTTTTGGAAGTGAAAATCCTGCaatcattgaaaaaaaattggatgTTGCCATTAGTGGACCTTCAGGCTGTTCTAGATGACGAAATAATAAAGAATAACCTGCTCCATCCAGAAGTAACGGAAATGGCTCTTAAGTTATATTTAAAATTTGCTAGTGATTTGCTGTGTGTATAAGTTCACACAACAGATGAAGTTCAGAAGTGATGATTCACTATTTTAAGGTGTTCACTTTTTAGATTTGTTAGGAAGTTTATCTTTAAACAGATGAGTAGGAATTTCTGAATGTGATGTGCATTTTCTCAGTTTCCTTATAAATGAACAGCATTTTCATTTTACCAGTGAAATGGAGGAGCTCACTCTTCAGTTTTGGATAGAAGCAGGTTATCTGAACCACAATTTCTGGAGAAACAAATGCAAGTATGATTGTAAATGCAGGTAGAAATACAGATCTGTGTCTATCAACCCTCTGACTGACTTGAGAGCTTTCTTGCTGCTGATGGAAATCAGCATTTGGAAGTGCTCGGTGTAAGAACAGAACACACAAAGGACTTATAACTAGAAAAGGTTACCCTAGTCTGTCTTTGGCTATTATGAGACTTTCTGCCATTTTCTGGTCTGTGTGGATAAAACAGTGGCTCCTAAAGCTCCCTTTCATTCAGCTGCCTTGTaaataaaacatttggaaaacaaaGCAGAATTCCATGACTgcttctttcctctctctcacgTGTATGCCTGTGATTCCCAATGCAGCAATTCATCTGGAGGAtgttctccaaatcatttaaggcGGTTAACATTCAGGAATATGTTCTTAATGGCAGTAGACTATAATCTGTGGAGAAACAAAAGGggtttggtgtccatgtacacattATCAATTATTGGAATGTTCACCTCCATCTCAAGGGGGACTGGAATATAAAAGTGAAGAAGAGATATTTCATTGTATAGAGTATGGGACCAACTCCAACTGAGGTTCTGCAGTCAGTGTTGGGTTCTGCTGTTTTACCTCCGTAAAGCTATATTTATCTAAGATTGCAATAGGTTGCAAATTCACTGAAATTATAGCAGAGCTTAAGGGGTTAAGTTACAAAGATGGATTTCATAAACAAGACGTTTATGAGGTTTGAAGACCGGTGGGTTGAGATCTGTAAAACACTAAAATAAATTGATAGATTAGAAGCTGTTTACTGTGGTGGGGAATTATAAAAGAATGAAGTTAGGAATCATTTTTCATAAAGAATGTGGTGTAAATCTGTAGTTCTTTGACTGCAGCTGCTCTGTAAATTGAAAATCTCAAGATTTGGGTGTACTTTTTTTTATCTTAGGTAAACAGTATGAATCAGCGGTAGGTGAGGAGTTGAAGTTGAGGTTAGTCATGATCTAGCACATTTTCTTATGCTCGTGTCCTAAAGGATAAAAGCAATGGTGAAAAATGATAATACATTGCAAGTGAAACTGCCAGTGGTATTCTCATGATAACATGCAATCTCAGTTCCGTCCTGCCCACTTGCATTACTTAAGTTATTGTGCCACACTTAAATGGAAgtcaaaacagttttttttaaataaagtagtgtaacttttcatttttgtgtTGGCTTTAAACCAAATAATGTTTCTCAGCATTCAGATTTTCTGTccaaattaattttcaattttacCAATCAAAGCATATTTCGAGTTTTAATGCTAAGCTGACTACAgacagttgaaaattcttcattctCTTGTTAAATTGTAACTTAACTCTAAAACCTTTATTGTAATATTGAATGATAAAGCAGATTAGTAATATATTGCATTTGTTAAATTAGAGGTTTCTATTATCATATCTGAATAGTTAAACATCCTTATGTAACAAATGTTGATCAAACTGCTTTGAATTTACAGTATTTTAttagttttgatttattttccataTGCTTTCAATTACTTCTCAATAGACTGTAAAACAATTATGACTTCATTTTGATCCATCAGTGGTAAAGAATCCCTCATATCTGTGCAATGTTAAACCAGTAAAACAGTTAGAAGATTTGAATAGTGAGTACCTGTTGATTTCCCTTCAGGATATCAGAGAAAGTCCTGGACCCTTGAGCTTACTCACAGAATTAAATGCTAAAGTGAAAGTCATGTTTCAGCAACTCCGGCTTCAAATACAGGTGAGTGAGGACTTGAATGGCTTTCTAGTAGATATTTTTACTTAAACGTTCAATGAGAAATGTTAacaatgtaaaacaaagaactgtagatgttggagatgtgaaacaaaaacagaaattgctggcaaaactcagcaggtcaggcagcatctttgggaagaaagcagagttaccgtTGAGTCAAGTGACTCTTCATCACATGCTGCTAAAAACCCACCAAATTCAAaatgataactctgatttcttcccacaggtacagccagacctgctgagttttaccagcaattccTGCATTAATTGAAGAAACATGACTATATCATCATTTGAAACAGGCACATAATTAAACTGAGAAATTGTGCTCAATACCTTTGCTCAACAATCATTGATCACTTTTAGTTCGAAGCACATATTGATTTTTTTGGTAAGATCCTGTACCTGTGCGATTTTGGAATCTTTTTAGTTCTGTGTAAGTGACAATTAGCCTTTCTGATATATATCACTAATTGTCTATTCCTATATCGGTTCTAACAGCTAAAAATGAAAACTACAAAATTCTTGGCTTGTTTCCTCGGATTCTATCCATTAATGTCTTTCAGTCTCTTTTGAAAGTATTGTCTGCAACTTCCTAGGATCTCATCCATGTGGCCATTCCTGAGTGAGTTTCTGCAGGAAGTATTGGCTGACAGTTCAACTCTTAAGAATGTTTAACTTAAACTCAATTCTATTCTTGATGTCTGTAACAACAGCAGCAATTTGAGTTTGGAAAATACCTTTAATTACCTCGGATACATAACCAAAGTACATAATAAACATGAGCGTGAATAGTTGAATTTGAGGGGCAGAATTGAAGGCAGAGACATtgatgaagttttcaaaattggaAAGAGGTAATGTTTGCATTGACTATAAATACCTCTTTGGGTTCAGTGGTGTCATTTGCTTTCTTCAGTGACCTGTGTGCCTACCTTTAATGGAAATTGGCACCCACTCTTCTGTATGTATTTGTGCAGTAAGAGGACCCAGGAGTGTGATAATGACATTGCCTGTTGAAATGGATTGAAAATTCATGCTCCATACATGAGTGCACCTTCAATCTCCGAGGATGAACAAAGTTAGCACTAGGTAAGGCATCATTTGGTTTGAAGCACATTGGGCCTCCCCATTTAGTGTCTGTAAAGTGGATAGTAGAGGAAAGAGTTATAGAGGAAATTATTGCACTCTATTAATGTAGAGTTGGATGTTCTGGCTTCTGATGAGTCATTGTTGGGCTTTAAGTGGGTTCATTCATGTACGAACGCTAACATAATTTCCTGATATTTTTGAAGGACCTAGAACAGATGGCAAAGGAACAAGATAGAGAATCTGATAAACAAGCTCTACTGGCTGAAGTAGAGAATCATCGCAAGCAAATGTTAAGGTAAATGATATTTTTTGGTAAGTCTGAAACTCTTGGGATAATTATAGTTTCAAACTTTACAACAGTTTCTCTTCCACAAAATCCTTTACAATCCCAATGACGATCCATTATAAGCAAAGTAGGAAACTAAAATTATTTGAAACTGTATTGCAACTAAAAAGGAAACAAGTCCGAAAGGATTTATTATTTGGTTTAATTGATCCCTGAAAAGTTCAAGCACATACATTTAAACACGTATCAAAAAAATCTGTCATAGAGtcttgagatgtacagcatggaaacagacccttcggtccaacccgtccatgccgaccagatatcccaacccaatctagtcccacctgccagcacctggcccatatccctccaaaccctccctattcatatacccatccaaatgccttttaaatgttgcagttgtatcagcctccaccacttcctctggcagctcattccatacacgtaccaccttctgtgtgaaaaggttgccccgtaggtctcttttatatctttcccctctcaccctaagtctatgccctccagttctggactccccgtccccagggagaagactttgtccatttaccctatccatgcccctcatcattttgtgaacctctataaggtcacccctcagcctccgacgcttcagggaaaacagtcccagccttttcagcctctccctatagctcaaatcctccaaccctggcaacatccttgtaactcttttctgaaccctttcaagtttcacaacatttttccgataggaaggagaccagaattgcacgcaatattccaacagtggcctaaccaatgtcctgtacaccgcaacatgacctcccaactcctgtactcaatactttgaccaataaaggaaagcataccaaacgtcttcttcactatcctatctatctgcaactccactttcaaggagctatgaacctgcactccaaggtctctttgttcagcaacacttcctaggaccttaccattaagtttataagtcctgctaagatttgctttcccaaaatgcagcacctcgcatttatctgaattaaactccatctgccacttctcagtccattggcccatctggtcaagatcctgttgtaatccgaggtaaccctcttcgctgtccactgtacctccaattctggtgtaatctgcaaacttactaactgtacctcttatgcttgcatccaaatcatttatgtaaatgataaaaa includes the following:
- the bnip1b gene encoding vesicle transport protein SEC20 isoform X2 codes for the protein MGRCLGEEMLITQSSLQQGDVAFWLPSVLGEMRSAQAALGLRSRWGKMVVVPDVHVRICAQEIIKYDLEIKALVQDIRESPGPLSLLTELNAKVKVMFQQLRLQIQDLEQMAKEQDRESDKQALLAEVENHRKQMLSNQTAWRKANLACKLAIDNHEKDELLHSGDSSIRHRKMTKEGLVQTASSITESLMSISRMMSQQVQQSEESVQTLATSSRTVQETNEEFKNMTGTIQLGRKLITKINKAARR